In 'Nostoc azollae' 0708, the following are encoded in one genomic region:
- a CDS encoding peptidoglycan-binding domain-containing protein, with the protein MVKGHEGEHISILQARVGIAGFYYGNSTGIFGLITEEAVKRFQQAYKLNVDGVVGSATLAKLPPLNPDGEQTSKKAINPDSFEFR; encoded by the coding sequence TTGGTCAAAGGTCATGAAGGTGAACATATCAGTATTTTACAAGCACGGGTAGGAATCGCTGGCTTTTATTATGGGAATTCTACTGGTATATTTGGGCTAATTACCGAAGAAGCTGTCAAGCGATTCCAACAGGCTTATAAATTGAATGTTGATGGTGTTGTAGGTTCAGCCACACTTGCCAAATTACCACCCCTTAATCCAGATGGAGAACAAACTTCCAAAAAAGCAATTAATCCAGATTCATTTGAGTTTAGGTGA
- a CDS encoding Fur family transcriptional regulator has translation MTVYTTGSLKAELNDRGWRLTPQRETILHIFQELPQGEHLSAEDLYLRLESDGEGISLSTIYRTLKLMARMGILRELELGEGHKHYEINQPYPHHHHHLICVRCNTTIEFKNESILKIGVKTAQKEGFHLLDCQLTIHAVCPKCQRALMPV, from the coding sequence ATGACTGTCTACACAACTGGTTCACTTAAGGCAGAACTAAACGATCGAGGCTGGCGTTTAACTCCCCAGCGCGAAACAATACTTCACATTTTTCAAGAACTTCCACAAGGTGAACACTTAAGTGCGGAGGATCTTTATCTGAGGCTAGAAAGTGACGGTGAGGGCATCAGTCTATCCACAATCTATCGGACTTTGAAGTTGATGGCGAGGATGGGCATTTTAAGGGAATTAGAGTTAGGTGAAGGACATAAACATTATGAAATTAACCAACCCTATCCCCATCATCACCATCACCTCATTTGTGTTAGATGCAACACTACCATTGAATTTAAAAACGAATCTATTTTGAAAATTGGGGTAAAAACAGCCCAAAAAGAAGGTTTCCACCTGCTTGATTGTCAGTTGACAATTCATGCTGTTTGTCCCAAGTGTCAAAGAGCTTTAATGCCTGTTTAA
- the sigC gene encoding RNA polymerase sigma factor SigC, translated as MPATSFHTDTAYDSPRSNPKLEPDLGIDDGDFSLDDLQDLDIAAAVDSHNLAANTNRRSTDLVRLYLQEIGRVRLLGRDEEVSEAQKVQRYLRLRIVLANAAKQGDTVIVPYQRLIEVQERLSSELGHRPSLERWAKTAGIDLADLKPTLLEGKRRWAEIAKLKVEELENVQSQGLQAKEHMIKANLRLVVSVAKKYQNRGLELLDLVQEGTLGLERAVEKFDPTKGYRFSTYAYWWIRQGITRAIATSSRTIRLPVHITEKLNKIKKAQRKISQEKGRTPTLEDLAIELDMTPTQVREVLLRVPRSVSLETKVGKDKDTELGELLETDSITPEEMLMRESLQKDLHHLLADLTSRERDVILMRFGLSDGHPYSLAEIGRALDLSRERVRQIESKALQKLRQPKRRNLIRDYLESLS; from the coding sequence ATGCCAGCAACATCTTTTCATACAGATACCGCTTACGATTCCCCAAGGTCTAATCCAAAATTAGAGCCTGATTTGGGTATTGATGATGGTGATTTTTCCCTAGATGATCTACAGGATTTGGATATAGCTGCTGCTGTTGATTCTCATAATCTAGCTGCAAACACTAACCGTCGCAGCACAGACTTAGTACGTTTATACCTGCAAGAAATTGGTCGGGTGCGTTTGTTGGGGCGGGATGAAGAAGTTTCCGAAGCTCAAAAAGTGCAGCGGTATTTGCGGTTGCGGATAGTGCTTGCTAATGCTGCCAAGCAAGGTGATACTGTGATTGTACCCTATCAGCGGTTAATAGAAGTTCAGGAGCGTTTGTCATCTGAACTGGGACATCGTCCATCATTGGAAAGATGGGCTAAGACTGCTGGTATAGACTTAGCGGATTTGAAGCCAACTTTGTTAGAGGGTAAACGTCGTTGGGCTGAGATTGCCAAATTGAAAGTAGAAGAACTGGAAAATGTTCAATCCCAAGGACTCCAAGCCAAGGAACACATGATTAAGGCGAATCTTCGTCTGGTGGTTTCTGTGGCCAAGAAATATCAAAATCGTGGTTTGGAATTGTTAGATTTAGTCCAAGAAGGGACTCTGGGTTTAGAGCGAGCTGTGGAAAAATTTGACCCAACTAAGGGTTATCGTTTTAGTACCTATGCTTATTGGTGGATTCGTCAGGGAATTACCAGAGCGATTGCTACCTCTAGCCGGACAATTCGCCTCCCTGTTCATATTACAGAAAAACTGAACAAAATTAAAAAAGCACAACGTAAAATCTCTCAAGAGAAAGGTCGTACTCCCACTTTAGAAGATCTAGCAATTGAATTAGACATGACACCTACTCAAGTTCGGGAAGTGTTGTTGAGAGTACCCCGTTCTGTTTCTTTAGAAACCAAAGTCGGAAAAGATAAAGATACCGAGTTAGGGGAATTGCTAGAGACTGATAGTATCACCCCAGAAGAAATGTTAATGCGGGAATCTTTACAAAAAGATTTGCACCATTTACTGGCAGATTTAACCAGTCGAGAACGGGATGTGATCCTGATGCGGTTCGGTTTATCTGATGGTCATCCTTACTCCTTGGCCGAAATTGGTCGCGCTCTAGATTTATCACGGGAACGGGTACGACAAATTGAATCCAAAGCTTTGCAAAAGCTTCGTCAACCTAAGCGCCGTAACCTGATTCGGGACTATTTGGAATCTTTGAGTTAG